From Deferrisoma camini S3R1, the proteins below share one genomic window:
- a CDS encoding XdhC family protein → MATDLWERVCDLLEQGRSACLATVVASEDEGRVGRRLLVLPGGQVEGTTGLPELDRQIARAASDALADLRRGWVEIPEGHRVFLDVLAPEASVLVCGAGHIAVPLAEFARTVGFRVTVLDDRPDFAHPDRFPGCHVIARDFREALAEMPLGPHWYVVVITRGHEHDAECLEAVLRRPTAYVGLIGSRRRVGFVLEMLGRQGIPQSRLRDVFTPIGLPIGGESPAEIALSIVSELVCVRRKGPGQARVLRRAVEEGS, encoded by the coding sequence GTGGCGACCGACCTTTGGGAGAGGGTGTGCGATCTGTTGGAGCAGGGGCGGAGCGCCTGCCTCGCCACCGTGGTGGCCTCGGAGGACGAGGGGCGGGTGGGCCGGCGTCTGCTGGTGCTTCCGGGCGGCCAGGTGGAGGGGACCACGGGGCTGCCGGAGTTGGACCGGCAGATCGCCCGGGCGGCAAGCGATGCGCTCGCGGATCTTCGGCGGGGGTGGGTGGAGATCCCCGAGGGACACCGGGTGTTCCTGGACGTCCTGGCCCCGGAGGCCTCGGTGCTCGTGTGCGGGGCCGGTCACATCGCGGTGCCGTTGGCCGAGTTCGCGCGGACGGTCGGCTTCCGGGTGACGGTTCTGGACGACCGGCCCGACTTCGCCCATCCCGACCGGTTCCCCGGCTGCCACGTGATCGCCCGGGATTTCCGGGAGGCCCTGGCCGAGATGCCCTTGGGCCCCCACTGGTACGTGGTGGTGATCACCCGGGGTCACGAGCACGACGCCGAGTGCCTGGAGGCGGTGCTCCGCCGGCCCACGGCTTACGTGGGGTTGATCGGGAGCCGGCGGCGGGTGGGGTTCGTGCTGGAGATGCTGGGCCGCCAGGGGATCCCCCAGAGCCGACTCCGGGATGTGTTCACCCCGATCGGCCTGCCCATCGGGGGGGAGAGCCCGGCCGAGATCGCCCTGTCGATCGTGTCGGAGCTGGTGTGCGTGCGGCGGAAGGGACCGGGGCAGGCGCGGGTGCTCCGTCGGGCCGTGGAGGAAGGGTCATGA
- a CDS encoding XdhC family protein, giving the protein MTDREIFEKVVELRSAGVEACLATVVGAGGSTPREVGAKMIVCADGTTYGSVGGGCGESQVKSAALRALLVTGRPELVEVDLTDDLGTRGGDVCGGRMWIFVEPLQKKG; this is encoded by the coding sequence ATGACCGACCGGGAGATCTTCGAGAAGGTGGTGGAGCTGCGCAGCGCCGGGGTGGAGGCGTGCCTGGCCACCGTGGTGGGGGCCGGTGGGTCCACCCCCCGGGAGGTGGGGGCGAAGATGATCGTGTGCGCCGACGGCACCACCTACGGCTCGGTGGGGGGAGGGTGCGGCGAGAGCCAGGTGAAGAGCGCGGCCCTCCGGGCGCTGCTGGTCACGGGGCGGCCCGAGCTCGTGGAGGTGGACCTCACCGACGACCTGGGCACCCGGGGGGGCGACGTCTGCGGCGGGCGCATGTGGATCTTCGTGGAGCCCCTGCAAAAGAAAGGGTGA
- a CDS encoding CYTH domain-containing protein translates to MKIQWEYERKFLVNPAALPALPRGVRIEQAYLGFEPVVRVRLEGERGVLTVKGPGLRARREVNLSIPAEAARALIELRVEGTTVIRKTRHLVLHGGHVWEVDVFAEPFRGLVTAEVELRTPDETPELPPWVGQEVTDHPRFQNAALARTGRIPPPPPEPKE, encoded by the coding sequence GTGAAGATCCAATGGGAGTACGAACGCAAGTTCCTCGTCAACCCGGCGGCGCTTCCGGCCCTGCCCCGGGGGGTCCGCATCGAACAGGCCTATCTGGGGTTCGAGCCGGTGGTCCGGGTGCGGCTGGAGGGAGAGCGGGGGGTCCTCACGGTGAAGGGCCCCGGGCTTCGGGCCCGACGGGAGGTGAACCTCAGCATCCCCGCCGAGGCGGCCCGGGCGCTCATCGAGCTGCGGGTCGAAGGCACCACCGTCATCCGGAAGACCCGCCACCTGGTTCTGCACGGCGGCCACGTGTGGGAGGTGGACGTGTTCGCCGAGCCGTTCCGGGGCCTCGTCACGGCCGAGGTGGAGCTTCGGACCCCCGACGAGACCCCCGAACTGCCTCCGTGGGTGGGTCAGGAGGTCACGGATCATCCCCGGTTCCAGAACGCCGCCCTGGCCCGCACCGGCCGGATCCCCCCGCCGCCCCCCGAACCGAAGGAGTGA
- a CDS encoding DUF1848 domain-containing protein: MIVSASRRTDVPALYPGWLRQRLAQGRARVVHPFRPSLVRTVDLRPPPAGTMDALVLWTRTPGPLLGDLREWERRGIRSVWLVTVTGYPPELEPHAPPLRAALAGLEELSRQLGARRVAWRYDPVLFVPELGIDPAWHRRNFERLAGRLSGRVDRCILSLYDPYRAPEGRFRRAGLRVHTEGGAELTRDLAGIAARHGIPMRTCCEDLEDAGIPPGACIDGRWLRRLWGVEAAAPKDPGQRTACRCAPSVDIGAYDTCVHGCLYCYATHARDRALARHRAHDPTQEALG, from the coding sequence GTGATCGTGTCGGCCAGCCGCCGCACCGACGTCCCGGCCCTGTACCCTGGCTGGCTCCGGCAGCGGCTGGCCCAGGGCCGCGCCCGGGTGGTCCACCCGTTCCGGCCTTCCCTGGTTCGCACGGTGGACCTGCGGCCCCCGCCCGCCGGCACGATGGACGCCCTGGTTCTGTGGACCCGCACCCCCGGCCCGCTGCTCGGGGACCTCCGGGAGTGGGAGCGCAGGGGGATCCGGTCGGTCTGGCTGGTCACGGTCACCGGGTACCCCCCGGAGCTCGAACCCCACGCCCCCCCTCTGCGGGCCGCGCTCGCCGGCCTGGAGGAGCTGTCGCGGCAACTGGGGGCCCGGCGGGTGGCCTGGCGCTACGATCCGGTGCTGTTCGTGCCCGAGCTGGGCATCGACCCGGCGTGGCACCGCCGCAACTTCGAGCGCCTGGCCGGCCGGCTCTCCGGCCGGGTGGACCGGTGCATCCTGAGCCTGTACGACCCCTACCGGGCCCCGGAGGGGCGGTTCCGGCGCGCGGGTCTGCGCGTGCACACCGAAGGCGGGGCCGAGCTCACCCGGGACCTCGCGGGCATCGCCGCCCGCCACGGCATCCCGATGCGCACCTGCTGTGAGGACCTGGAGGACGCCGGCATCCCCCCGGGCGCCTGCATCGACGGGCGGTGGCTCCGGCGCCTGTGGGGCGTGGAGGCGGCCGCGCCCAAAGACCCCGGGCAGCGCACGGCCTGCCGGTGCGCCCCGTCCGTGGACATCGGGGCCTACGACACGTGCGTGCACGGCTGCTTGTACTGCTACGCGACCCACGCCAGGGACCGGGCCTTGGCCCGGCACCGGGCCCACGACCCTACCCAGGAGGCGTTGGGGTGA
- a CDS encoding CPBP family intramembrane glutamic endopeptidase, with protein sequence MAPRSPLTPAAFAYATASVVALLILPHLHAPLVRYGQPHHGALLLGSAPSTGAGWGLALGALLTAAGQAATRFTRWGRRLDALLARLVRGLHPVDAVLLAGLSAFAEELVFRGILLPYLGLWGSSALFGLAHWVPRDGLWPWGVWAFVAGLVLGQAALATGGLLAPMVAHFVVNAVGLLLLSWRRP encoded by the coding sequence GTGGCCCCCAGATCCCCCTTGACTCCGGCGGCGTTTGCCTATGCCACGGCATCGGTGGTGGCGCTCCTGATCCTGCCCCACCTGCACGCCCCGCTCGTGCGCTACGGGCAGCCCCACCACGGCGCCCTCCTGCTCGGGTCGGCCCCGTCGACCGGGGCCGGTTGGGGTCTCGCCTTGGGCGCCCTGCTCACCGCGGCCGGGCAGGCGGCCACCCGGTTCACCCGGTGGGGCCGAAGGCTCGACGCCCTGTTGGCCCGGTTGGTGAGGGGCCTGCACCCTGTGGACGCCGTTCTGCTGGCCGGTCTGAGCGCCTTCGCCGAGGAGCTTGTGTTTCGGGGCATTCTCCTCCCCTATCTGGGGCTGTGGGGGTCGTCGGCCCTGTTCGGCCTCGCCCACTGGGTCCCCCGGGACGGGCTGTGGCCCTGGGGGGTGTGGGCGTTCGTGGCCGGTCTGGTGCTGGGCCAGGCCGCGCTGGCCACGGGAGGGCTCCTGGCCCCCATGGTGGCCCACTTCGTGGTCAACGCCGTGGGGCTCCTCCTCCTTTCGTGGAGGCGGCCGTGA
- a CDS encoding YkgJ family cysteine cluster protein → MFRWVRRRRAVRRRRGRGASGCRGCGICCDLYGHQLRATRADLERWNREGRADLLARVGEDQRIWCDPLTGEPLPDCPFLERTGPEEARCRIHATKPEVCRRYPTPAHGGRCVRGVKIDPEPGGPTRGPGRPE, encoded by the coding sequence GTGTTCAGATGGGTTCGGAGACGGCGGGCGGTGCGGCGACGGCGGGGAAGGGGCGCGTCGGGGTGCAGGGGGTGCGGCATCTGCTGCGACCTCTACGGCCACCAGCTTCGGGCCACCCGCGCGGACCTGGAGCGGTGGAACCGGGAGGGCCGCGCCGACCTTCTGGCCCGGGTGGGGGAGGACCAGCGAATATGGTGCGATCCCCTCACCGGGGAGCCCCTGCCGGACTGCCCCTTTCTGGAACGCACGGGCCCGGAAGAGGCCCGGTGCCGCATCCACGCGACCAAGCCCGAGGTGTGCCGCCGGTACCCGACCCCGGCCCACGGGGGCAGGTGCGTGCGCGGGGTGAAGATCGATCCGGAGCCCGGGGGCCCGACCCGTGGACCGGGCAGGCCCGAGTGA
- a CDS encoding 4Fe-4S double cluster binding domain-containing protein: MDETTWLEETVRDLGADRVGVADLDAARGLEAQPRDLLQPYPRAVVYAVRLPGAAVETCLEGPTPEYAHCYRVANEELDRIGFAVARALERRGHRALPLPASQLLDRERLTGHVSYKALARLAGLGWQGKSLLLVTPEFGPRVRLGVVLTDAPLPAGRPVPNRCGSCTACVDACPVGAIRGVGTEDHYRSREEAVELSRCAEACFGFAARPHIEKPICGVCVRACPWGA; the protein is encoded by the coding sequence ATGGACGAGACGACATGGTTGGAGGAGACGGTTCGGGATCTGGGAGCCGACCGGGTGGGCGTGGCGGACCTGGATGCGGCCCGGGGGCTCGAGGCCCAGCCCCGGGACCTGCTGCAGCCCTATCCACGGGCGGTGGTCTACGCCGTCCGGCTCCCCGGCGCGGCCGTGGAGACCTGTCTGGAGGGACCGACGCCCGAGTACGCCCACTGCTATCGGGTGGCCAACGAGGAGTTGGACCGGATCGGGTTCGCCGTGGCCCGGGCCCTGGAGCGCAGGGGGCACCGGGCGCTCCCCCTGCCGGCCTCGCAGCTGCTGGACCGGGAGCGGCTCACGGGCCACGTGTCCTACAAGGCCCTGGCACGGCTCGCGGGGCTGGGGTGGCAGGGGAAAAGCCTGCTGCTCGTGACCCCCGAGTTCGGCCCGCGGGTGCGGCTGGGCGTGGTGCTCACCGACGCCCCGCTTCCGGCGGGGCGGCCCGTGCCCAACCGCTGCGGCTCGTGCACCGCCTGCGTCGACGCCTGCCCGGTGGGGGCGATCCGGGGCGTGGGGACCGAGGACCACTACCGGAGCCGGGAGGAGGCCGTGGAGTTGTCCCGGTGTGCGGAAGCCTGCTTCGGGTTCGCCGCGCGGCCCCACATCGAGAAGCCCATCTGCGGGGTGTGCGTGAGGGCCTGCCCCTGGGGGGCGTGA
- a CDS encoding GGDEF domain-containing protein translates to MRLSLAAAPGGIVAGSLEELGLPGAEAPEDPAQWPPFLRKIVKQAHAGDETVLFRDPSGRLVFAGPVTKSSRLPVLTLLGSPADDKETEPRRLQEWGTLARLCLAGLVRGHAERIEAERDRVRAVTLFDLLPDLVQAGSVLEVWGLALSTLGVLFEVENAAVLVRDPGAERLRVQTATGPLEKALLTWSAPVEGPAGSEWMGRRPVRIDDPHELTRLGLPEAVERLALFPVGTEDRPAVALAVVNRELDGEEWALLRGFGVQLGIVLENRRLREDAQRRHEQVAAVRSLSQRFLGSLDPGELFRVILDEARKLTGARKGSLMVPEEDDGALRVRAAVGMAEKVAGRLKVRPGEGIAGRVFATGEPIIVHDIELDPRFRRKNRPRFDTRSFLSLPIRRNGSTVGVLNLADKATGEPFSPQDLDVLETVMAQATLAIERSTYWAQSRELRRISITDGLTGLLNRRYFQERLAQELDRASRHSHPLALIMIDIDHFKPYNDTNGHPAGDKALVLLGRILRAGVRAIDVVSRFGGEEFAIILPETRRAEALEIGERIRREVEAFYFPGEERQPLGRLTVSMGVAAFPEDARDLRGLIQRADRALYLAKARGRNRIEAYAPSPPQPQPDAPEPAAENGGWTRVL, encoded by the coding sequence TTGCGGTTGTCCCTGGCGGCCGCGCCAGGGGGGATCGTGGCCGGCAGCCTGGAGGAGTTGGGGCTGCCGGGGGCCGAGGCACCGGAGGACCCGGCCCAGTGGCCGCCGTTCCTCCGGAAGATCGTGAAGCAGGCCCACGCGGGGGACGAGACCGTCCTGTTCCGGGATCCCTCCGGTCGGCTGGTGTTTGCCGGGCCGGTGACCAAGTCCTCGCGCCTGCCGGTTCTCACCCTCCTGGGAAGCCCGGCCGACGACAAGGAGACCGAGCCTCGCCGGTTGCAGGAGTGGGGAACCCTGGCCCGGCTGTGCCTGGCGGGCCTGGTGCGCGGGCATGCGGAGCGCATCGAGGCCGAGCGGGATCGCGTTCGGGCGGTCACCCTGTTCGACCTCCTGCCCGACCTGGTCCAGGCGGGGAGCGTGCTCGAGGTGTGGGGGCTCGCCCTCAGTACCTTGGGGGTCCTGTTCGAGGTGGAGAATGCGGCCGTGCTGGTGCGGGACCCCGGCGCGGAGCGCCTGCGGGTGCAAACGGCCACCGGCCCGCTGGAAAAGGCCCTGCTCACGTGGTCCGCGCCCGTGGAGGGGCCGGCCGGGTCCGAATGGATGGGGCGGCGGCCGGTTCGGATCGACGATCCCCATGAGCTCACCCGCTTGGGGTTGCCCGAGGCCGTGGAGCGCCTGGCCCTGTTCCCGGTGGGAACCGAAGACCGGCCCGCCGTGGCCCTGGCGGTGGTGAACCGGGAGCTGGACGGGGAGGAGTGGGCGCTCCTGCGGGGGTTCGGGGTGCAGCTGGGAATCGTGTTGGAGAACCGGCGTCTGCGCGAGGACGCCCAGCGCCGGCACGAGCAGGTGGCGGCCGTACGGAGCCTGTCCCAGCGGTTTCTCGGAAGCCTGGACCCCGGGGAGCTGTTCCGGGTGATCCTGGACGAGGCCCGCAAGCTCACCGGCGCGCGCAAGGGCAGCCTGATGGTTCCCGAGGAGGACGACGGGGCGCTGCGGGTGCGGGCCGCGGTGGGCATGGCGGAAAAGGTGGCCGGCCGGCTCAAGGTGAGGCCGGGGGAGGGCATCGCGGGCCGCGTGTTCGCGACGGGGGAGCCGATCATCGTGCACGACATCGAGCTGGACCCGAGGTTTCGGCGCAAGAACCGGCCCCGGTTCGACACCCGCAGTTTCTTGAGCCTCCCCATCCGCCGGAACGGCAGCACCGTGGGCGTGCTGAACCTGGCGGACAAGGCCACGGGCGAGCCGTTCTCCCCCCAGGACCTGGACGTTCTCGAGACCGTGATGGCCCAGGCCACCCTGGCCATCGAGCGCTCCACTTACTGGGCCCAGTCCCGGGAGCTGCGCCGGATCTCCATCACCGACGGCCTGACCGGGCTGTTGAACCGCCGGTACTTCCAGGAGCGCCTGGCCCAGGAGCTGGATCGGGCCTCCCGCCACAGCCACCCCTTGGCCCTGATCATGATCGATATCGATCACTTCAAGCCCTACAACGACACCAACGGTCATCCCGCCGGGGACAAGGCCTTGGTGCTGCTGGGCCGGATCCTCCGGGCCGGCGTCCGGGCCATCGACGTGGTGAGCCGGTTCGGGGGGGAGGAGTTCGCCATCATCCTGCCCGAGACCCGCAGGGCCGAGGCCCTGGAGATCGGCGAGCGGATCCGGCGGGAGGTGGAGGCGTTCTACTTCCCGGGGGAGGAGCGCCAGCCCCTGGGCCGGCTCACCGTGTCCATGGGGGTGGCCGCCTTCCCCGAGGACGCCCGGGACCTGCGGGGCCTGATCCAGCGGGCCGACCGGGCCCTGTACCTGGCGAAGGCCCGGGGCCGCAACCGCATCGAGGCCTACGCCCCCTCTCCCCCCCAACCCCAGCCCGACGCGCCGGAGCCCGCCGCGGAGAACGGCGGCTGGACCCGCGTGTTGTGA
- a CDS encoding CDP-alcohol phosphatidyltransferase family protein translates to MPPYGRIFQEIVLPVVVLFAVERFLVYRYIRTPAQRAFVRRTRWLRPNNISRLRYPMGFVTVALLEAGWPRAAFLFFAFWMITDLTDGDIARRTGLSSARGATIDPLSDKLMYAPLLVYFAWKGVYSPWLVAALLGFDALGQFSRRFLEEKSANLFGKAKTFLIVVLLAVTGVEWIYGPLPLHRTIRPLLVICTGLAFCSWAFKVVPNYWYANILSLLNLVCGLGGIWVIVTGRDPVYAFGLVFLGQFLDLFDGRAAEKWGSTPRGEIFDDVADGTSFGVTVGLIVATAFDRVWLGVGLGFVHLAATVYRLIRFVVEKRKEGVAGGVHEFSGLPSPGGALLVGSGCLLLPSDGWKAAVVLASAALMVSRVSYAHFGRAVLPRTPKLLRVGFLALFLLLLAQGVRTDEYGAPLAISFAAAVIYVASPVFRRIGGRPARESRGAP, encoded by the coding sequence ATGCCCCCCTACGGTCGGATCTTCCAGGAGATCGTGCTGCCGGTGGTGGTGCTCTTCGCCGTGGAGCGGTTTCTCGTGTACCGCTACATCCGCACGCCGGCGCAAAGGGCGTTCGTACGCCGCACCCGGTGGCTGCGGCCCAACAACATCAGCCGGCTGCGCTACCCCATGGGGTTCGTCACGGTGGCGCTGCTGGAGGCAGGGTGGCCCCGCGCCGCGTTCTTGTTCTTCGCGTTCTGGATGATCACCGACCTGACCGACGGGGACATCGCCCGCCGCACCGGCTTGTCGAGCGCCCGGGGGGCCACCATAGACCCCCTGTCGGACAAGCTGATGTACGCCCCCCTGCTGGTGTACTTCGCCTGGAAGGGGGTGTACTCGCCGTGGCTGGTGGCCGCGCTGCTGGGGTTCGACGCCCTGGGACAGTTCTCCCGCCGGTTTCTCGAGGAGAAGTCCGCGAATCTGTTCGGGAAGGCCAAGACCTTCCTGATCGTGGTCCTCCTGGCCGTGACCGGCGTCGAGTGGATCTACGGCCCGCTCCCCCTGCACCGGACGATCCGGCCCCTGCTCGTCATCTGCACCGGCCTGGCCTTCTGCTCCTGGGCGTTCAAGGTGGTGCCCAACTACTGGTACGCCAACATCCTGAGCCTGCTCAACCTGGTGTGCGGGCTCGGGGGGATCTGGGTGATCGTGACGGGCCGCGACCCGGTGTACGCCTTCGGGTTGGTGTTCCTGGGCCAGTTCCTCGACCTGTTCGACGGCAGAGCCGCGGAGAAGTGGGGGTCGACCCCCCGCGGAGAGATCTTCGACGACGTGGCGGACGGCACGAGCTTCGGGGTGACCGTGGGCTTGATCGTGGCCACCGCGTTCGACCGGGTGTGGCTGGGGGTGGGCTTGGGGTTCGTGCACCTGGCGGCCACGGTGTACCGCCTGATCCGGTTCGTGGTGGAGAAGCGCAAGGAGGGGGTGGCCGGGGGGGTGCACGAGTTCAGCGGGCTGCCCTCGCCGGGCGGGGCGCTGTTGGTGGGGAGCGGCTGCCTCTTGTTGCCCTCGGACGGCTGGAAGGCGGCGGTGGTCCTCGCCTCGGCCGCCCTGATGGTGTCGCGGGTGTCCTACGCCCATTTCGGCCGGGCGGTGCTCCCCCGCACGCCCAAGCTCCTGCGGGTGGGTTTTCTGGCCCTTTTCCTCCTGCTCCTGGCCCAGGGGGTGCGCACGGACGAGTACGGAGCGCCCCTGGCGATCTCGTTCGCCGCGGCCGTGATCTACGTGGCATCGCCGGTGTTTCGGCGGATCGGAGGGCGGCCGGCCCGCGAATCCCGCGGGGCGCCTTGA
- the xrtA gene encoding exosortase A, whose protein sequence is MARTRAVPAGLDLAVVLGATAVLYAAVIPSMVQDWYLDENYSHGFLVPLVSLYLLWDRRREVAEAARRARGSWAGLVLCLVSLALFVLGRAGAELFLQRSSLVFLLMGAVLWLWGWRVFAKVLFPLAFLLFMVPLPYLVYDSVAFPLKLLAARVATDSLFWLGVPVFREGNIIHLASQTLEVADACSGIRSLMSLLALGVVYAYFMSRGWWRRVLVVAATVPIAIAANALRITGTGLLTHYVSPEAAAGFFHTFSGWVVFVAAFVMLFVVGWVLNRIGPRRSRL, encoded by the coding sequence ATGGCGCGCACCCGGGCGGTACCGGCCGGTCTGGACCTTGCGGTCGTCTTGGGAGCCACGGCGGTGCTCTACGCCGCGGTGATCCCCTCGATGGTCCAGGACTGGTACCTGGACGAGAACTACTCCCACGGGTTTCTCGTGCCGTTGGTGTCGTTGTACCTGCTCTGGGATCGCCGCCGGGAGGTGGCCGAGGCGGCCCGGCGGGCCCGTGGATCCTGGGCGGGGTTGGTGCTGTGCCTGGTGAGCCTGGCCCTGTTCGTGTTGGGCCGGGCCGGTGCCGAGCTGTTCCTCCAGCGCTCCAGCCTGGTGTTCCTGCTGATGGGCGCGGTGCTGTGGCTGTGGGGCTGGAGGGTGTTCGCCAAGGTTTTGTTCCCTCTGGCCTTTTTGCTGTTCATGGTTCCGCTTCCGTACCTGGTGTACGATTCCGTGGCGTTCCCCCTGAAGCTCCTCGCCGCGCGGGTGGCCACCGACAGCCTGTTTTGGCTGGGGGTGCCGGTGTTCCGCGAGGGGAACATCATCCACCTGGCCTCCCAGACCCTGGAGGTGGCGGACGCCTGCAGCGGGATCCGCAGCCTGATGAGCCTGTTGGCCCTGGGGGTCGTGTACGCGTACTTCATGAGCCGCGGTTGGTGGCGGCGGGTGCTGGTGGTGGCGGCCACTGTGCCGATCGCCATTGCGGCCAACGCTTTGCGAATCACGGGCACGGGGCTGCTCACCCACTACGTGAGCCCCGAGGCGGCCGCGGGGTTCTTCCACACCTTCTCGGGGTGGGTCGTGTTCGTGGCGGCCTTCGTCATGTTGTTCGTGGTGGGGTGGGTCCTGAACCGGATCGGTCCCCGCCGGTCCCGGCTCTGA
- a CDS encoding exosortase C-terminal domain/associated protein EpsI, with translation MHRRTIVLVLLVLATAGYTRFLSDVHAVPLRKPLTSVPLRIGEWTGIPSKLEERIVQVVGVEDYLLRTYRAPDGFSVSVYVGYYERQGEGDQIHSPRHCLPGAGWRPVASRVREFETPGLNGGLTRANQVMIRKGEERQLVLYWYQSRGRNITNEYWAKVWLVVDSIFRKRNDGALLRFIANVPPGTDPERVAQRAEGFVREFLPFLEEAFPT, from the coding sequence ATGCACCGCCGAACGATCGTGTTGGTCCTGTTGGTGCTCGCCACGGCCGGCTACACCCGGTTCCTGAGCGACGTGCACGCGGTTCCCCTGCGCAAGCCGTTGACCAGCGTCCCCCTGCGGATCGGGGAGTGGACGGGGATCCCCAGCAAGCTCGAGGAACGGATCGTGCAGGTGGTGGGGGTGGAGGACTACCTCCTGCGCACGTACCGGGCGCCGGACGGGTTCTCGGTGTCGGTGTACGTGGGGTATTACGAACGACAGGGAGAGGGCGACCAGATCCACTCGCCCCGCCACTGCCTGCCCGGCGCGGGGTGGCGGCCGGTGGCCTCGCGGGTGCGGGAGTTCGAGACCCCCGGCCTGAACGGCGGTCTCACCCGGGCGAACCAGGTGATGATCCGGAAGGGGGAGGAGCGGCAGCTCGTTCTGTACTGGTACCAGAGCCGCGGCCGGAACATCACCAACGAGTACTGGGCCAAGGTATGGCTCGTGGTGGACTCGATCTTCCGGAAGCGCAACGACGGCGCCCTGTTGCGGTTCATCGCCAACGTGCCCCCGGGCACGGATCCGGAGCGGGTGGCCCAGAGGGCCGAGGGGTTCGTCCGGGAGTTCCTGCCCTTCTTGGAGGAGGCGTTCCCCACCTGA
- a CDS encoding DUF1844 domain-containing protein, whose protein sequence is MSEERGFTVRDRRRMRPDAGASEAPGTQTPKGADRPKTSLPPVDFTGFVVGLAQMALVHLGEVADPATGEVRPDLEQARHTIDILDMLQEKTRGNLTPDEATLLRTVSADLKLKFVRASRGRD, encoded by the coding sequence ATGTCGGAGGAACGCGGATTCACGGTGCGCGATCGGCGGCGCATGAGGCCGGACGCGGGGGCGTCCGAGGCCCCCGGCACGCAGACCCCGAAGGGGGCGGACAGGCCCAAGACCTCCCTGCCGCCGGTGGATTTCACCGGGTTCGTGGTGGGGCTGGCCCAGATGGCGCTCGTTCACCTGGGAGAGGTGGCAGACCCGGCCACGGGCGAGGTGAGGCCGGACCTGGAGCAAGCCCGCCACACCATCGACATCCTGGACATGCTCCAGGAGAAGACCCGCGGCAACCTGACCCCGGACGAGGCAACGCTCCTGCGTACGGTGAGCGCGGATCTCAAGCTCAAGTTCGTGCGGGCCTCCCGTGGACGCGACTAG
- a CDS encoding DUF4388 domain-containing protein, with protein sequence MSLQGTLDSFNLSELLQLIAHQGKTGTLEIEVDRSVARLRFRDGRLVEAWPDRRSPAELIGARLVRAGLITPAQLGMALERQRQSLRRLGDILVSMGVLRLGEFREVLTLQHRETVYRLLGLNRGSFRFRDEPVELEEGVSVPLDVGELLMEGFRQIDEWPRLQEKIPSDRMVLVRRAGGGLPEDLDPVAVKVLSLVDGVASVREIVDRARVGEFRGMEALAELMDRGLVQPAGVSRSVRAKKPRLRRRPPWDLAGGLVLAAAGLWLLWSAGPHRLSEVGRGWERRQEVRSVWAERVARWNREPSEPPPKGR encoded by the coding sequence ATGAGCCTCCAGGGGACCCTTGACTCGTTCAACCTGTCGGAGCTGCTCCAGCTCATCGCCCACCAGGGCAAGACCGGCACCCTGGAGATCGAGGTGGACCGGTCCGTGGCCCGATTGAGGTTCCGGGACGGGCGGCTGGTGGAGGCGTGGCCCGATCGCCGCAGTCCGGCAGAGCTGATCGGAGCACGGCTGGTCCGGGCGGGGCTGATCACCCCGGCCCAGCTGGGCATGGCCCTGGAACGCCAGCGTCAGAGCCTGCGCAGGCTCGGGGACATCCTGGTGTCCATGGGGGTGCTGCGGCTGGGTGAGTTTCGGGAGGTGCTGACCCTCCAGCACCGGGAGACGGTGTACCGCCTGCTGGGCCTCAACCGGGGCTCGTTCCGGTTCCGCGACGAGCCGGTGGAGCTGGAGGAGGGGGTGTCGGTGCCCCTGGACGTGGGCGAGCTCCTGATGGAGGGGTTCCGTCAGATCGACGAATGGCCCCGGCTGCAGGAGAAGATCCCCTCGGACCGGATGGTCCTCGTCCGACGCGCCGGGGGCGGGCTGCCCGAGGATCTGGACCCGGTGGCCGTCAAGGTGTTGTCCCTCGTGGACGGGGTCGCGAGCGTGCGCGAGATCGTGGACCGGGCCCGGGTGGGGGAGTTCCGGGGGATGGAGGCCCTGGCCGAGCTGATGGACCGGGGCCTGGTGCAGCCGGCCGGGGTGTCTCGGTCCGTGCGGGCCAAGAAGCCCCGCCTCCGGCGCCGGCCGCCGTGGGACCTGGCGGGCGGCCTCGTGCTGGCCGCGGCCGGCCTGTGGCTGCTATGGAGCGCCGGTCCCCACCGGCTCTCCGAGGTCGGCCGGGGGTGGGAGCGGCGCCAAGAGGTTCGCTCCGTGTGGGCGGAGCGCGTGGCCCGGTGGAACCGGGAGCCGTCCGAGCCGCCGCCGAAGGGCCGGTGA